A single region of the Marmota flaviventris isolate mMarFla1 chromosome 10, mMarFla1.hap1, whole genome shotgun sequence genome encodes:
- the Rere gene encoding arginine-glutamic acid dipeptide repeats protein isoform X5, whose amino-acid sequence MFKPVKEEDDGLSGKHSMRTRRSRGSMSTLRSGRKKQPASPDGRASPINEDIRSSGRNSPSAASTSSNDSKAETVKKSAKKVKEEASSPLKSAKRQREKVASDTEEAERTSSKKTKTQEISRPNSPSEGEGESSDSRSVNDEGSSDPKDIDQDNRSTSPSIPSPQDNESDSDSSAQQQMLQAQPPALQAPGGATPTAPPGAPQLPAPGPTPSATALPPQGSPAASQPPNQPQAPAAPVAHAHIQQAPSLHPPRLPSPHPTLQPLAGPAGQASAPPHTQPPLHSQGPPGPHSLQAGSLLQHPGPPQPFGLPPQASQGQTPLGTSPAAAHPHTTLQLPASQSALQPQQPPREQPLPPAPLAMPHIKPPPTTPIPQLPAPQAHKHPPHLSGPSPFSLNANLPPPPALKPLSSLSTHHPPSAHPPPLQLMPQSQPLPSSPAQPPGLTQSQSLPPPAAAHPPASLHQVATQPPFAQHPFVPGGPPPITPPTCPPTSTPPAGPSTSTQPPCPAAVSSGGSVPGGTPCSLPTVQIKEEALDDAEEPESPPPPPRSPSPEPTVVDTPSHASQSARFYKHLDRGYNSCARTDLYFMPLAGSKLAKKREEAIEKAKREAEQKAREEREREKEKEKEREREREREREAERAAKAPSSAHEGRLGDPQLSGPGHMRPSFEPPPTTIAAVPPYIGPDTPALRTLSEYARPHVMSPTNRNHPFYMPLNPADPLLAYHVPGLYNVDPTIRERELREREIRERELRERELRERMKPGFEVKPPELDPLHPATNPMEHFARHSALTIPPAAGPHPFASFHPGLNPLERERLALAGPQLRPEMSYPDRLAAERIHAERMASLTSDPLARLQMFNVTPHHHQHSHIHSHLHLHQQDPLHQGSAGPVHPLVDPLTAGPHLARFPYPPGTLPNPLLGQPPHEHEMLRHPVFGTPYPRDLPGAIPPPMSAAHQLQAMHAQSAELQRLAMEQQWLHGHPHMHGGHLPSQEDYYSRLKKEGDKQL is encoded by the exons ATGTCTACACTACGCAGTGGTCGGAAGAAGCAGCCAGCCAGCCCTGATGGTCGTGCCTCGCCCATCAATGAAGACATTCGCTCCAGTGGCCGGAACTCTCCCAGCGCTGCCAGCACCTCCAGCAATGACAGCAAAGCAGAAACAGTGAAGAAGTCAGCCAAG AAGGTAAAGGAAGAAGCATCGTCCCCTCTGAAGAGTGCCAAGCGCCAGCGGGAGAAGGTGGCCTCTGACACGGAGGAGGCCGAGAGGACCAGCTCCAAGAAGACAAAAACACAG GAGATCAGCCGGCCTAATTCGCCCTCTGAGGGTGAGGGAGAGAGTTCAGACAGCCGCAGCGTCAATGATGAGGGCAGCAGTGACCCCAAAGACATCGACCAGGACAATCGCAGCACGTCCcccagcatccccagccctcaggacAATGAGAGTGACTCGGACTCATCAGCCCAGCAGCAGATGCTGCAGGCTCAGCCTCCAGCCTTGCAGGCGCCTGGTGGGGCCACCCCCACAGCCCCTCCGGGAGCACCCCAGCTTCCTGCCCCAGGACCCACACCCTCTGCCACTGCACTTCCTCCACAGGGCTCCCCTGCAGCCTCGCAGCCTCCTAACCAGCCACAGGCTCCAGCAGCACCTGTGGCCCATGCCCACATCCAGCAGGCGCCTTCCCTGCACCCGCCACGGCTGCCCTCACCACATCCCACACTGCAGCCTCTGGCGGGGCCGGCCGGCCAGGCCTCTGCACCACCTCATACCCAGCCCCCCCTGCACAGTCAGGGTCCGCCTGGCCCTCACAGCCTGCAGGCTGGATCCCTGTTACAGCACCCAGGCCCTCCTCAGCCTTTTGGCCTCCCTCCTCAGGCCTCCCAAGGACAAACACCTCTGGGGACCTCCCCAGCAGCAGCTCACCCTCACACCACCCTGCAGCTCCCAGCCTCTCAGTCAGCACTGCAACCTCAGCAGCCCCCAAGGGAACAGCCTCTGCCACCAGCACCCTTGGCCATGCCTCACATCAAGCCCCCACCTACCACACCCATCCCCCAGCTTCCAGCCCCACAGGCCCACAAGCACCCACCTCACCTCTCAGGGCCCTCACCCTTCTCTTTGAATGCCAACCTGCCACCACCGCCGGCTCTGAAGCCCCTCAGCTCCTTGTCCACACACCACCCACCCTcagcccaccccccacccctgcagctCATGCCTCAGAGCCAGCCCTTGCCCTCTTCTCCTGCCCAGCCCCCTGGGCTGACCCAGAGCCAGAGCTTGCCCCCTCCTGCTGCTGCTCACCCCCCTGCCAGCCTCCACCAGGTGGCCACCCAGCCCCCCTTTGCTCAGCACCCCTTTGTCCCTGGAGGCCCTCCTCCCATTACCCCACCTACCTGCCCCCCCACCTCAACCCCACCTGCAGGACCCAGTACATCCACCCAGCCGCCCTGCCCTGCTGCAGTTTCTTCAGGAGGCAGTGTGCCAGGGGGGACGCCCTGCTCACTGCCCACTGTCCAGATCAAAGAGGAGGCTCTCGATGATGCTGAGGAGCCTGAGagcccccctcctcccccaagAAGTCCGTCCCCTGAGCCCACTGTGGTGGACACCCCCAGCCATGCCAGCCAGTCTGCCAG GTTCTACAAGCACCTGGACCGAGGTTACAATTCATGTGCGCGGACAGACTTGTACTTCATGCCCCTGGCTGGGTCCAAACTGGccaagaagagggaggaggccaTCGAGAAGGCCAAGAGGGAGGCCGAACAGAAAGCCCGGGAGGAGCGAGAgcgggagaaggagaaagagaaggagcgCGAGCGCGAGCGGGAACGGGAGCGGGAGGCGGAGCGAGCTGCG AAGGCACCCAGCTCAGCACATGAAGGCCGCCTTGGCGACCCCCAGCTCAGCGGTCCTGGCCACATGCGGCCCTCCTTTGAACCGCCGCCGACGACCATAGCTGCCGTGCCCCCATACATCGGTCCCGATACACCTGCTCTCCGGACACTGAGCGAGTATGCTCGCCCCCACGTGATGTCACCCACCAACCGCAACCACCCCTTCTACATGCCCCTCAACCCTGCTGACCCGCTGCTGGCCTACCACGTGCCCGGCCTCTACAATGTGGACCCCACCATCCGGGAGCGCGAGCTCCGGGAGCGGGAGATCCGGGAGCGCGAGCTCCGGGAGCGCGAGCTGCGTGAGAGAATGAAGCCAGGCTTTGAGGTGAAGCCCCCCGAGCTGGACCCCCTGCACCCCGCCACCAACCCCATGGAGCACTTCGCCCGGCACAGTGCCCTCACCATCCCCCCTGCTGCCGGCCCCCACCCCTTTGCCTCTTTCCACCCCGGCCTGAACCCATTGGAGCGGGAGAGACTGGCCCTGGCAGGCCCCCAGCTGCGGCCCGAGATGAGCTACCCTGACAGACTGGCAGCCGAGCGCATCCATGCTGAGCGCATGGCATCCCTGACCAGCGACCCCCTGGCACGACTTCAGATGTTCAACGTGACTCCACACCATCACCAGCACTCACACATCCactcccacctccacctccaccagcAGGACCCCCTCCACCAAG gTTCGGCAGGTCCAGTTCACCCCCTGGTTGATCCCCTGACTGCTGGCCCTCACCTGGCTCGTTTCCCCTACCCCCCTGGCACCCTCCCCAACCCCCTGCTGGGACAGCCTCCCCATGAGCACGAGATGCTGCGCCATCCAGTGTTTG GCACCCCCTACCCCCGAGACTTGCCTGGGGCCATCCCACCCCCCATGTCAGCAGCCCATCAGCTACAGGCCATGCATGCCCAGTCGGCCGAGCTACAGAGACTGGCCATGGAGCAACAATGGCTGCATGGACACCCCCACATGCATGGTGGCCACCTGCCAAGTCAGGAAGATTATTACAG tcGACTGAAGAAAGAAGGTGACAAGCAGttataa